The following coding sequences are from one Devosia neptuniae window:
- a CDS encoding amino acid permease produces MAETRKVGSVAYATRDKDYFEKRGLTRYAGIWSLWALGVGAVISGHFSGWNFGFMTGGWGGMVVAAGIIAIMYLGLVSSIAEMSPALPHTGAAYSFARTSMGPWGGFITGLFENVEYVLTPAVIVTFISGYFGSITGLDTAYYPILWIVFFAIFLALNIYGVALSYKVTLVVTLISLAGLVFFWFSAFPHIDFSRWALNIGVGPDGAAVELPEGNGSWFPFGWQGVLATLPFAVWLFLAIEQVPLAAEESVDPKRDMPKGILLGFCTLLLSAFMIVLLNPSIAGVGSFSLGSSLEPALQGIRAIYGDAAAPIFGIVALIGLVASFHTILYAQGRQVYSLSRAGYFPSALSVTHPKYKTPHVAMVSGALLGLAVMLVIWFVNGGGGAGETQLGDDIIGSVLLNMAVFGAMLSYIMQALSFIILRRNLPNIERPFRSPVGIPGAVLTIIIAAVTLFYQLQDPNFFKGVIWVVLWCAVGIVYFAIVGRHKLIMSPEEEFALEHKAIA; encoded by the coding sequence ATGGCTGAGACAAGGAAGGTCGGCAGTGTCGCCTATGCGACACGCGACAAGGATTATTTCGAAAAACGTGGGCTCACCCGCTATGCGGGCATCTGGTCGCTCTGGGCGCTGGGCGTCGGCGCGGTGATTTCCGGCCACTTCTCCGGCTGGAATTTCGGCTTCATGACCGGCGGCTGGGGCGGCATGGTCGTCGCCGCCGGCATTATCGCCATCATGTATCTGGGCCTGGTCTCATCCATCGCTGAAATGAGCCCGGCTCTGCCCCATACCGGGGCAGCCTATTCCTTCGCCCGCACTTCGATGGGCCCATGGGGCGGCTTCATCACGGGCCTGTTTGAAAATGTCGAATATGTGCTGACCCCGGCGGTGATCGTCACCTTTATCTCGGGCTATTTCGGCTCGATTACCGGGCTCGACACCGCCTATTACCCGATCCTGTGGATCGTGTTCTTCGCCATCTTCCTCGCGCTCAACATCTATGGCGTGGCGCTCAGCTACAAGGTCACGCTGGTCGTGACGCTGATCTCGCTGGCGGGCCTGGTGTTCTTCTGGTTCAGCGCCTTCCCCCATATCGATTTCTCGCGTTGGGCGCTCAATATCGGCGTCGGCCCGGATGGCGCTGCGGTCGAATTGCCCGAGGGCAATGGCTCGTGGTTCCCCTTTGGCTGGCAAGGTGTTTTGGCCACCCTGCCCTTCGCGGTCTGGCTGTTCCTTGCCATCGAGCAGGTGCCGCTGGCGGCCGAGGAATCGGTTGATCCCAAGCGCGACATGCCCAAGGGCATCCTGCTCGGCTTCTGCACGCTGTTGTTGTCAGCGTTCATGATCGTGCTGCTCAACCCATCCATTGCCGGCGTCGGCTCGTTCAGCCTGGGCTCCTCGCTCGAGCCGGCATTGCAGGGTATCCGCGCCATCTATGGTGACGCTGCTGCGCCGATCTTTGGCATCGTCGCCCTGATCGGTCTGGTCGCTTCTTTCCACACCATCCTCTATGCGCAGGGCCGGCAGGTCTATTCGCTCAGCCGGGCGGGCTATTTCCCCTCCGCGCTGTCGGTGACCCATCCCAAATACAAGACGCCACATGTCGCCATGGTCTCGGGGGCCCTTTTGGGCTTGGCCGTGATGCTGGTGATCTGGTTCGTCAATGGCGGTGGCGGTGCCGGCGAAACCCAGCTGGGCGATGACATTATCGGCTCGGTGCTGCTCAACATGGCGGTGTTCGGCGCAATGCTGAGCTACATCATGCAGGCGCTCAGCTTCATCATCCTGCGCCGCAACCTGCCCAATATCGAGCGGCCGTTCCGCTCGCCGGTGGGCATTCCGGGCGCTGTGCTGACCATCATCATCGCTGCCGTCACCCTGTTCTACCAGCTCCAGGACCCGAACTTCTTCAAGGGCGTGATCTGGGTCGTGCTGTGGTGCGCGGTGGGCATCGTCTACTTCGCCATTGTCGGCCGCCACAAGCTGATCATGTCGCCCGAAGAAGAGTTCGCGCTGGAACACAAGGCCATTGCGTAA
- a CDS encoding sensor histidine kinase: MDQKTASPPASALTQILARLGAQSSLLAGIFGVFVALVLFGWLPLLPAIIAFLAIAAAMALLPVGVVTLTKTVPAPAMPLLVANEQIPITAFADALTDPCFVLDRRAVVVHANAAARQQYTNVLPGNPITFSLRNPELVQAIDAVIRSGTTRTIELHETLPSETWDKVIVAPLRREGADWFEDEARQLVVTMQSLTELKRVDALRSDFIANASHELRTPLASLLGFIDTLLGPAAKDAAAREKFLGIMRGQAERMSKLIDDLLSLSRIEMHQHVRPTGSIDLAGLLREVREGLMTQAKAAELDIVLSLPSGTAITTGDRSQLYEVFENLLDNAIKYGADGKTIEVSLTPAGRAGFQHMVTVVDHGPGVAPEYVPRLTERFYRMDADISRKKKGTGLGLAIVKHIVNRHRGQLVIRSKVGEGMRVDVLLP, from the coding sequence ATGGACCAAAAGACCGCATCGCCGCCTGCTTCTGCCCTGACCCAGATCCTGGCGCGGCTTGGCGCCCAATCGAGCCTGCTGGCCGGAATTTTCGGGGTATTCGTTGCGCTGGTGCTGTTTGGCTGGCTGCCTTTGTTGCCCGCTATTATCGCCTTTCTCGCCATTGCCGCCGCCATGGCCCTGCTGCCCGTTGGCGTGGTGACGCTGACCAAGACCGTGCCGGCGCCGGCCATGCCCCTGCTGGTGGCCAATGAGCAGATCCCCATCACCGCCTTTGCCGACGCGCTGACCGATCCGTGTTTCGTGCTCGATAGGCGCGCCGTGGTCGTGCATGCCAATGCGGCGGCGCGGCAGCAATATACCAATGTGCTGCCGGGCAATCCGATCACCTTCTCGCTGCGCAATCCCGAACTGGTGCAGGCCATTGACGCCGTCATCCGCAGCGGCACGACCCGCACCATCGAGCTGCATGAAACCCTGCCGTCCGAAACCTGGGACAAGGTGATCGTCGCCCCGTTGCGCCGCGAGGGCGCCGACTGGTTCGAGGACGAGGCCCGCCAATTGGTGGTGACCATGCAGAGCCTGACCGAGCTCAAGCGGGTCGATGCGCTGCGCAGCGATTTCATCGCCAATGCCAGCCACGAATTGCGCACGCCCCTGGCCTCGCTGCTGGGCTTTATCGATACTCTTTTGGGTCCGGCCGCCAAGGATGCGGCGGCGCGCGAAAAATTTCTCGGCATCATGCGCGGCCAGGCCGAGCGCATGAGCAAGCTGATCGACGATCTGCTCAGCCTCTCGCGCATCGAAATGCACCAGCATGTGCGTCCCACCGGCTCCATCGACCTGGCCGGCCTGTTGCGCGAAGTGCGCGAGGGCCTGATGACCCAGGCCAAGGCGGCCGAACTCGATATCGTGCTCAGCCTGCCATCGGGCACCGCCATCACCACGGGGGATCGCTCGCAACTGTATGAAGTGTTCGAAAACCTGCTCGACAATGCCATCAAATATGGCGCGGACGGCAAGACCATCGAAGTCAGCCTGACCCCGGCGGGCCGGGCGGGTTTCCAGCATATGGTGACCGTGGTCGATCACGGGCCGGGCGTGGCGCCGGAATATGTGCCCCGCCTCACCGAGCGCTTCTACCGCATGGACGCCGATATCAGCCGCAAGAAAAAGGGCACAGGCCTGGGGCTGGCTATCGTCAAGCACATCGTCAACCGCCACCGCGGGCAGTTGGTCATCCGCAGCAAGGTGGGCGAGGGGATGCGGGTGGACGTGTTGCTGCCGTAG
- a CDS encoding iron-containing alcohol dehydrogenase — MTKANWNYPTAIKFGPGRIAELPEVLKATGITKPLFVTDAGLVNLPVTQKTIQLLRDAGIPVGVFAEVKPNPISANVEAGIKVLREGGHDGVIAFGGGSGLDVGKVIAFMAGQTRPMWDFEDIGDWWTRADPKGIFPIIAVPTTAGTGSEVGRAGVITDETTHTKKVIFHPLMMPKVVIADPELTVGMPRFITAGTGMDALAHCLEAYCAPGYHPLADGIAVEGIRLVFENLPKVVADPNDVEARGHMMSAAAMGATAFQKGLGAIHALSHPVGALYDTHHGMTNAVFMPYVLMVNKPVIEAKIARLAAYLGLSPTFEAFLHAVIGLRLRLDVPHTLAEFKVDGSKRELIGDMAIVDPTAGGNPVELTKARALEIFDRAMEGRV, encoded by the coding sequence ATGACCAAAGCCAACTGGAACTACCCCACCGCTATCAAGTTTGGCCCCGGCCGCATCGCTGAACTGCCCGAAGTGCTGAAGGCCACCGGCATTACCAAGCCGCTATTCGTCACGGACGCCGGTCTCGTCAATCTGCCGGTGACGCAAAAGACCATCCAGCTGCTGAGGGATGCGGGCATTCCGGTGGGTGTCTTCGCCGAGGTGAAACCCAATCCGATCTCGGCCAATGTGGAAGCCGGCATCAAGGTTTTGCGCGAGGGCGGGCATGATGGCGTCATCGCCTTTGGCGGCGGCTCTGGCCTCGATGTGGGCAAGGTCATCGCCTTCATGGCCGGCCAGACCCGCCCGATGTGGGATTTCGAGGACATTGGCGATTGGTGGACCCGCGCCGATCCCAAGGGGATTTTCCCGATCATCGCCGTGCCGACCACGGCAGGAACCGGCTCGGAAGTCGGCCGCGCCGGTGTCATCACGGACGAAACGACGCATACCAAAAAGGTCATCTTCCACCCCCTGATGATGCCAAAGGTGGTGATTGCCGATCCCGAATTGACGGTGGGCATGCCCCGCTTCATCACCGCGGGCACCGGCATGGATGCGCTGGCCCATTGCCTCGAAGCCTATTGCGCGCCGGGCTATCACCCGCTGGCCGATGGCATTGCGGTGGAAGGCATTCGGCTGGTGTTCGAAAACCTGCCCAAGGTCGTGGCCGACCCCAACGATGTCGAAGCACGCGGCCATATGATGAGCGCGGCAGCCATGGGCGCCACCGCCTTCCAGAAGGGACTGGGCGCCATCCACGCGCTGAGCCACCCGGTGGGCGCGCTCTATGACACCCATCACGGCATGACCAATGCGGTGTTCATGCCCTATGTGCTGATGGTCAATAAGCCAGTCATCGAAGCCAAGATCGCCCGGCTGGCCGCGTATCTGGGCCTGTCGCCAACCTTTGAGGCGTTCCTGCACGCAGTGATCGGCCTGCGCCTGCGGCTCGACGTGCCGCATACCCTGGCCGAGTTCAAGGTGGATGGCAGCAAACGCGAGTTGATCGGGGATATGGCGATTGTCGATCCCACGGCGGGGGGCAATCCGGTGGAACTGACCAAGGCGCGGGCGCTGGAGATTTTCGATCGGGCGATGGAGGGAAGGGTTTAG
- the ppk2 gene encoding polyphosphate kinase 2: MSDPFEGFDIEDPDLPKAIEKHAMSSGGYPYEDKLDSKIYEAEMYNLQRQLVLLQAHLQASGERVVIVFEGRDAAGKGGTIKAYLENLNSRYNLIAALPKPNDRERTQWYFQRYVDWLPAAGETVLFDRSWYNRAGVEPVMGFCTPEQTEAFLDEAPEFEKRITRDGIHLFKFWLSIGQEMQLKRFHDRRHDPLKVWKLSPIDLEALGKWDAYSAARDVMLKRTDSKHAPWTVIRANDKRRGRLNVIRTVLDTLDFQGKSPKAIGEIDPKIKMSADAFLKLKKSE; this comes from the coding sequence ATGAGCGATCCCTTCGAGGGCTTCGATATTGAAGATCCAGACCTGCCCAAGGCCATTGAAAAGCACGCCATGAGTTCGGGCGGCTACCCTTACGAGGATAAGCTCGACAGCAAGATTTATGAAGCCGAGATGTACAATCTGCAACGGCAATTGGTGCTGTTGCAGGCCCATCTGCAGGCGAGCGGCGAGCGCGTGGTGATCGTCTTCGAGGGGCGCGACGCGGCCGGCAAGGGTGGCACGATCAAGGCCTATCTCGAAAATCTCAATTCCCGCTACAATCTGATCGCGGCGCTGCCCAAGCCCAATGATCGCGAGCGCACGCAATGGTATTTCCAGCGCTATGTCGATTGGCTGCCAGCGGCTGGCGAGACGGTGCTGTTCGACCGCTCCTGGTATAACCGGGCCGGGGTGGAGCCGGTAATGGGGTTCTGCACACCCGAGCAGACCGAGGCGTTCCTGGACGAAGCGCCCGAATTTGAAAAACGCATCACGCGGGACGGTATTCACCTGTTCAAGTTCTGGCTGTCGATCGGCCAGGAAATGCAGCTCAAGCGCTTCCATGACCGTCGCCACGATCCACTCAAGGTGTGGAAACTCTCGCCCATCGATCTCGAGGCCCTGGGCAAGTGGGATGCCTATTCGGCAGCGCGCGACGTGATGCTCAAGCGCACCGACAGCAAGCACGCGCCCTGGACGGTGATCCGCGCCAATGACAAGCGCCGGGGCCGCCTCAACGTCATCCGCACCGTGCTCGACACCCTGGATTTTCAGGGCAAGAGCCCCAAGGCGATTGGGGAGATCGATCCCAAGATCAAGATGAGCGCGGATGCATTTTTGAAGCTGAAGAAGAGTGAGTAG
- a CDS encoding GcrA family cell cycle regulator produces the protein MDSGAQAAGWTDERVETLKKLWMEGLSASQIAGELGQGVTRNAVIGKVHRLKLSARAKPTNTAPRARPAPRPAPRRVASPSASLSSGSGGASMMGGAVKARMSMPRPQTMGATALAASPEIETNLYVAPAAAELFIPEDKRLNLLQLTESTCKWPIGDPLTKDFYFCGQHSLESGPYCEFHSRRAYHQVDKKRR, from the coding sequence ATGGATTCAGGAGCACAAGCGGCGGGCTGGACTGACGAGCGCGTCGAAACTTTGAAGAAGCTCTGGATGGAAGGCCTCAGTGCCAGCCAGATCGCCGGGGAACTGGGCCAGGGCGTTACCCGCAATGCGGTTATCGGCAAGGTGCATCGCCTCAAGCTTTCGGCCCGAGCCAAGCCCACCAATACCGCGCCGCGCGCCCGTCCGGCGCCGCGTCCGGCTCCGCGCCGGGTGGCAAGCCCCTCGGCCAGCCTCTCCTCCGGCAGTGGCGGCGCCAGCATGATGGGCGGCGCCGTCAAGGCCCGCATGAGCATGCCGCGCCCGCAGACCATGGGTGCCACCGCTCTGGCAGCAAGCCCCGAGATCGAGACCAATCTTTATGTCGCGCCGGCCGCGGCGGAGCTCTTCATTCCCGAAGACAAGAGGCTCAACCTGCTGCAGCTCACCGAGAGCACCTGCAAGTGGCCGATCGGCGACCCGCTGACCAAGGACTTTTACTTTTGCGGCCAACATAGCCTCGAAAGCGGTCCCTATTGCGAATTCCACTCGCGCCGCGCCTATCACCAGGTCGACAAGAAGCGCCGCTAG
- a CDS encoding N-formylglutamate amidohydrolase produces the protein MDVSAEKSVRVLNARGQSPFVIVCDHASNQLPAKYGDLGLSHAERVSHIAWDPGALAVSRELSHLLDAPVVQSTVSRLIIDCNRDLDAPDLIWTLSEATRIAANEKVDAEERQYRITHFHKPYHAAIETLLEARRHAGQETVLVCMHSFTPVYHGVARPWPIGLIHGTDTRYTKGLFDALKAEAPQLNIGWNEPYAALNGVTLTLEKHGDGRGLDATMIEIRNDEILEPAGVTLWADRLARCLEAARLARKEAMAV, from the coding sequence GTGGACGTTAGCGCAGAAAAATCGGTTCGAGTTCTCAATGCGCGGGGGCAATCGCCCTTCGTCATCGTATGCGACCACGCCTCCAATCAGCTGCCGGCCAAATATGGCGATCTGGGGCTGAGCCATGCCGAGCGGGTCAGCCATATTGCCTGGGACCCTGGCGCGCTGGCGGTGAGCCGCGAGCTGTCGCATTTGCTCGATGCGCCCGTGGTGCAATCCACCGTCTCCCGGCTGATCATTGACTGCAATCGCGATCTGGACGCGCCGGATCTGATCTGGACGCTGTCGGAGGCAACGCGAATTGCCGCCAATGAGAAAGTCGATGCGGAAGAGCGGCAATACCGCATCACCCATTTCCACAAGCCCTATCACGCCGCGATCGAAACCCTGCTCGAAGCGCGCCGCCATGCGGGGCAGGAGACGGTGCTGGTCTGCATGCATTCCTTCACGCCGGTCTATCATGGCGTGGCCCGACCCTGGCCGATTGGGCTGATCCATGGCACCGACACACGCTATACCAAAGGGCTGTTCGATGCGCTCAAGGCCGAAGCACCGCAGCTGAATATCGGCTGGAACGAGCCCTATGCCGCGCTCAACGGCGTGACGCTGACGCTGGAAAAGCATGGCGATGGCCGCGGGCTCGACGCCACCATGATCGAAATCCGCAATGACGAAATTCTCGAACCCGCCGGCGTGACCCTCTGGGCCGACCGGCTGGCCCGTTGTCTTGAGGCCGCACGATTGGCGCGGAAAGAGGCGATGGCAGTCTAG
- a CDS encoding aldehyde dehydrogenase family protein gives MTETIKIISPIDGSVYAERPLASGAEISAAVTRAKAARLGWGELTIAERGKIVSHFVDALLGMNDEIVPELAWQMGRPIRFGGEKRGVEERARYMIDLAAEALAPAEKTGKEGFTRYITREPLGTVMVIAPWNYPFLTAVNSIIPGLMAGNAIILKHASQTLLAGERFAAAARQAGLPEGLFQNLVLGHADTEKLIASGQIDHINFTGSVEGGRRIEQAAAGTFATLGLELGGKDPAYVREDANVANAVENLVDGSFFNSGQSCCGVERIYVHASIHDDFVARFIDNAKGWTLGNPLDADTIVGPMARGSFADHVRQQTEEAVRGGATRHLNSKHALDKPGSPYLAPEVLTGVNHQMSVMREESFGPVVGIMKVADDAEAVTLMNDSPYGLTASIWTQDLDTAAKLGAKIETGTVFANRCDYLDPALVWTGVKDTGKGGGLSEIGYANLSQPKSFHLKRV, from the coding sequence ATGACCGAAACGATCAAAATCATCTCGCCCATCGACGGCTCTGTCTATGCCGAGCGCCCGCTCGCCAGCGGCGCCGAAATCTCGGCCGCCGTCACCCGCGCCAAGGCGGCACGACTGGGCTGGGGGGAGCTGACCATTGCCGAGCGCGGCAAGATCGTTTCCCATTTCGTCGATGCGCTGCTGGGTATGAATGACGAGATCGTGCCTGAACTGGCCTGGCAGATGGGCCGCCCGATCCGCTTCGGCGGAGAAAAGCGGGGCGTCGAAGAACGCGCGCGCTATATGATCGACCTGGCCGCCGAAGCCCTCGCTCCGGCCGAAAAGACCGGCAAGGAAGGCTTTACCCGCTATATCACCCGCGAGCCGCTGGGCACGGTCATGGTCATTGCGCCCTGGAACTACCCCTTCCTCACCGCGGTCAATTCCATCATCCCGGGGCTGATGGCGGGCAATGCCATCATTCTCAAACATGCCAGCCAGACGCTGCTGGCCGGCGAGCGCTTTGCCGCTGCCGCGCGCCAGGCCGGCCTGCCCGAGGGCCTTTTCCAGAACCTGGTGCTTGGCCATGCCGATACCGAAAAGCTGATCGCCTCGGGGCAGATCGACCACATCAATTTCACCGGCTCGGTCGAGGGGGGACGCCGCATTGAGCAGGCCGCTGCTGGTACGTTTGCGACATTGGGGCTCGAGCTGGGCGGCAAGGACCCCGCCTATGTGCGCGAGGATGCCAATGTGGCCAATGCAGTCGAAAACCTGGTCGATGGCTCGTTCTTCAATTCCGGGCAGAGCTGCTGCGGCGTCGAGCGCATCTATGTGCATGCCTCGATCCACGACGATTTCGTCGCCCGCTTCATCGACAATGCCAAGGGTTGGACGCTGGGCAATCCGCTTGATGCCGACACCATTGTCGGGCCCATGGCGCGCGGCAGCTTCGCCGATCACGTCCGCCAGCAGACCGAAGAGGCCGTGCGCGGCGGGGCGACGCGGCATCTCAATTCCAAACATGCGCTCGACAAACCCGGCTCGCCTTATCTGGCGCCCGAAGTGCTCACCGGCGTCAATCACCAGATGAGCGTGATGCGCGAAGAGAGCTTCGGCCCGGTCGTCGGCATCATGAAAGTGGCCGACGACGCCGAGGCCGTCACCCTGATGAATGACAGCCCCTATGGCCTGACCGCCTCGATCTGGACGCAGGATCTCGACACCGCCGCCAAGCTGGGCGCCAAGATCGAGACCGGTACGGTCTTTGCCAATCGCTGCGATTATCTCGATCCGGCTCTGGTCTGGACCGGGGTGAAAGACACCGGCAAGGGCGGCGGCCTCAGCGAAATCGGTTACGCGAACCTTAGCCAGCCCAAGTCGTTTCATCTGAAGCGGGTTTAA
- a CDS encoding glutamine synthetase family protein, with protein sequence MAYSLEELREDVAAGRIDTVLVAFPDMQGRMIGKRFQAEYFLETAHDETHGCDYLLADDIDMEPVPGYEAANWAKGYGDFVMKPDLTTLMKASWLEGTAIVLCDLSDHHHHEPIPHSPRAILKAQIERLSAMGYTANAATELEFYLFDDDYRTISQKGYRTAQTAGDYIQDYHIFQTTKEEGVMRALRKHLQASGIPVESSKGEWGPGQEEINVRYSDALTMADRHVVLKNATKEIAYAQGKAVTFMAKWDYALAGSSSHIHMSLADKSGKPLFVDGKDERGMSALMKHFMAGQLAYARDITYFLAPYINSYKRFQAGTFAPTKAIWSPDNRTAGFRLCGEHSKAIRVECRMGGADLNPYLAIAALIAAGIKGIEDKLELEPAFVGDAYVTKNLREIPKTLREAIETLRQSSMLKEALGEQVIGHYVHTAEWEQAEYDRRVTDWELKRGFERS encoded by the coding sequence ATGGCCTATTCACTGGAAGAGCTGCGCGAGGATGTCGCTGCCGGCAGGATCGATACCGTGCTCGTGGCCTTCCCCGACATGCAAGGCCGCATGATCGGCAAGCGCTTCCAGGCCGAGTATTTTCTCGAAACCGCCCATGACGAAACCCATGGCTGCGATTACCTCTTGGCCGACGACATCGATATGGAGCCGGTGCCCGGCTATGAGGCAGCCAATTGGGCCAAGGGTTATGGCGATTTCGTCATGAAGCCGGACCTGACCACCCTAATGAAGGCCAGCTGGCTCGAAGGCACGGCCATCGTGCTGTGCGATCTGAGCGATCATCACCATCACGAACCCATTCCGCATTCGCCGCGCGCCATTCTCAAGGCCCAGATCGAGCGGCTCTCGGCCATGGGCTATACCGCCAATGCGGCGACCGAGCTCGAATTCTACCTGTTCGACGACGATTATCGCACGATCAGCCAGAAGGGCTATCGGACGGCCCAGACGGCGGGAGACTACATCCAGGATTACCACATCTTCCAGACCACCAAGGAAGAAGGCGTGATGCGCGCCCTGCGCAAGCATTTGCAGGCCTCGGGCATTCCGGTGGAGAGCTCCAAGGGCGAGTGGGGCCCGGGCCAGGAAGAGATCAACGTTAGATATTCGGACGCGCTGACAATGGCCGACCGCCATGTCGTGCTCAAGAATGCCACCAAGGAAATCGCCTATGCCCAGGGCAAGGCCGTGACCTTCATGGCCAAGTGGGATTATGCGCTGGCCGGCTCGTCGAGCCATATCCACATGTCGCTGGCCGATAAATCGGGCAAGCCGTTATTCGTCGATGGCAAGGACGAGCGCGGCATGAGTGCGCTGATGAAGCATTTCATGGCCGGGCAATTGGCCTATGCCCGCGACATCACCTATTTCCTCGCGCCCTATATCAATAGCTACAAGCGCTTTCAGGCCGGCACATTCGCGCCCACCAAGGCGATCTGGAGCCCGGATAACCGCACCGCCGGCTTCCGCCTCTGCGGCGAACATTCCAAAGCCATCCGCGTCGAATGCCGCATGGGCGGGGCTGACCTCAACCCCTATCTCGCCATCGCCGCGCTGATCGCCGCCGGCATCAAGGGCATCGAAGACAAGCTCGAGCTTGAACCCGCCTTTGTCGGCGACGCCTATGTGACCAAGAATCTGCGCGAAATTCCCAAGACCCTGCGCGAAGCCATCGAAACACTGCGCCAGTCGAGCATGCTCAAAGAGGCGCTTGGCGAACAGGTGATCGGCCATTACGTGCATACGGCGGAATGGGAACAGGCAGAATATGATCGCCGCGTGACCGATTGGGAACTCAAACGCGGGTTCGAGCGGAGCTAG
- a CDS encoding MurR/RpiR family transcriptional regulator, whose product MEGKSVAARIHDAIHRLTPAEKRAARGLLGAYPTLGLAPVAEFGQQAGASSATVLRFVSQLGYKSYPDFQRALRDELEERAKSPLQRGQSANVGAGGDNHFLDRFVSQAADNLRGSAGLIPPSEFEAVCQRIAEAKGQCYLGGGRFTDFLAGYMEAHLRLIRPGMRRFDGRPATRADQMIDVRPGDTAILFDVRRYDPSLLEAAGELAARRAQIILITDEWMSPVSRYAKLVLPCRTALDRTWDANGSLFTLVEAIIARVTELAWPIASKRIGSIEPGGVP is encoded by the coding sequence TTGGAGGGAAAAAGCGTCGCGGCGCGCATTCACGATGCCATTCACCGGCTGACCCCAGCCGAAAAGCGTGCAGCACGCGGCCTGCTCGGCGCCTATCCCACACTGGGCCTGGCCCCCGTCGCCGAATTCGGCCAGCAGGCCGGCGCCAGCTCGGCCACCGTGCTGCGTTTCGTCTCGCAATTGGGCTACAAATCCTATCCCGATTTCCAGCGCGCTTTGCGCGATGAGCTGGAGGAGCGCGCCAAATCGCCCTTGCAGCGCGGCCAATCGGCCAATGTCGGTGCCGGTGGCGACAATCATTTCCTCGATCGGTTCGTGAGCCAAGCCGCCGATAATCTACGCGGTTCTGCCGGGCTGATCCCGCCGTCGGAATTCGAGGCGGTGTGCCAGCGCATCGCCGAGGCCAAGGGCCAATGCTATCTGGGCGGCGGCCGCTTCACCGATTTCCTGGCCGGCTATATGGAAGCGCATTTGCGGTTGATCCGCCCCGGCATGCGCCGCTTCGACGGCCGCCCGGCCACCCGCGCCGACCAGATGATCGACGTGCGCCCCGGCGATACGGCCATACTGTTCGATGTGCGGCGCTATGATCCCAGCCTGCTCGAAGCTGCGGGGGAACTGGCGGCGCGGCGGGCGCAGATCATCCTGATCACCGATGAATGGATGAGCCCAGTGTCGCGCTATGCCAAGCTGGTGCTGCCCTGCCGCACGGCGCTGGATCGGACATGGGACGCCAACGGATCACTGTTCACGCTCGTCGAGGCGATCATTGCGCGGGTGACGGAACTGGCCTGGCCGATTGCCAGCAAGCGGATTGGCTCGATTGAGCCGGGTGGGGTGCCGTAG